The Rhizobium grahamii DNA window CGACCGCCCCATCGATGTTTGGAGGCGATCCGGACAACATGCGGAGGGAGGCACTCGCGTTCATGATGATACCCGATAACGGCTGGTTGACCTCATGTGCAATCGACGCGGCCATTGTGCTCAGGCTCATCACCCTGGCCAGTTGCGCCAGTTCGGAACGCAGCTTGTCGCGCGCCAATTCCGCTATCCTTTGCGCCGAAACATCCTGCACGGCGCCGATGCATTCGTTCGAACCGTCAAGATGCCTGATTATGCGCCCAACCACCCGGACGTGCTTCACCTGCCCATCGACGAAGAGCCGAATTTCATAATCCGGGTTGTCGCCACCCTGCCTGACTTCAGCCATCTGGGCTGCGAGCAGAGGCAAATCTTCTTCATAGACCCTTTGGCCAATTCCATCGAAATCTACGACCTTTCCGGGTTCGAAGCCGAAGATGCGGTTAAGCTCGTCCGAGAAGGTGATCTCGTCGGTCTCAACCTTCCACGAGAACGTTCCCGTACGGCTAATTCGTTGTCCCTCGCTTAGCAGGACGTCGCTTCGCCGCAGATTTTCTTCGGCGATTTTCCTTTCGGTGATGTCGGCGACCGCACCGATAAACTCCGGATTTGCCGGGTCAGCACCGATGTTCTGTAGAACCACATGGACATACTTTATGGCCCCGTCGGACATGATAAGTCGGTGCTCGAGGTCCACATTCTGACCGTAGTTCATCGCGTTCGAGATCAAGTCCCGCACGATCGACAAATCTTCCGGATGGCAGCGATCGAACATCATTTCCACGGTCGGCGAAGTACCCACCGCTTGCCCCGCCACACGGTATGCCTCGTCGGACCAATAGATTTCTCCGGTAGCGGGCCTCCACCACACACTCCCTGTCACCGTCAGCCGCTGGGCCTGCGTCATCAATGCCGCGCTCCGGCGCAACTCTTCCTCAACCCGCCTACGATCGTCGATGTCAGTGTTGGTGCCGTACCATCGAACGACGGATCCATCCTCGCCATGCACGGGATTGGCGCGGAACAGGAACCATCGGTATTGTCCATCCCATCGCCGGAGCCTAGCCTCGGTTTCTCCGGGTGCACCGGAAGCGAGTAATCGCGTCCAGACGCTTTGGAGCCGTCCCGAATCCTCGGGATGCAGGGCCGCTGCCCATCCCCATCCCGCAGCTTGCTCGGTCGTTATCCCTAGATACGTCAGGAAGTGTGCATTGAAGAAATCTGCCCGGCCGTCCGGAAGCGTCGACCACGCCATCACCGGTATCGCGTCTACAACCTTATTGAGCTCACGGGCTGCGGCCGCGCGGGTGTCTTCGCGGACTCTGAATGCCTCGGCGACCGCGATGGCAGCCTGACTGGCGGCAACGTGCACGACGATCCGATCCTGCTCGCTTGGAAACGAAGGCAGGCTCGATCCGGCAACAAGAACACCAATTTTCCCTTGGATGCCGAGTTTTTCAGTGAGCAATCTGAAGGTGGATCCGCCCCTCTCAAACTCGGCGTGGTGAGGCCAATCGCCGACGCTCGTTCCGAAGGCCGCTAACAAATTTGCGAGAAGGGTGGAGGGGGCACGGACATCAGTGTCGCTAAATCGCCCCATCAGCATTTCGGGCTGATCCCCATGTCTGTCGACTCTAAGCAGCAAGAAGTCGACGTCTAGGATCGCCCGCAGTGCATCAAGCAGGGTGCCGGCAATGCCATCTACGTCACCCCCAGCCCACGTTGCCGGAAGTGCCGTGATGCTGAGAATATCGTTCATGCAACGTCGGAGCCTATCGTTCTCAGACGCCACCACGATCATGTCCGGCATGTCATTCAGCAGCGACCGACTGCTCCTCTTTTCCGGAACGCCTTGCACGCAACTCCTTCAGAAACTGCGCTGGCGGGATAAAGAAAGGGTTCTCCCTGAGGATGCCACCGATCACGACAAGCGGATGTGTCCGCAATATATCCACGATCGTGTCACCGCCGAATTTGGCAAGGTCATAGACGCAGATCACGACGTCGTCGTGCTGGCTCCAGAGGTCGTTGACCCGAGATTCAAATTCGATGAGATCTTGCAGATGCGCCTGCCCATCGGCTGCCCAATCCATATCGCAGACGATACGGCTTAGGGGATATTTCGCATCGGCGTTGCCGCTCGCCAGCGCCGTGAATGCCTCCACCATACGGTCCTGTTCAAATCGTCCGTTCTGGAGATAGGTGTCGACCGTGCTGCGGATTTCGAGCTGTCCAGAACGTTGCGACGCCTCTGTGTCGATCCCTTCACAACGCAAACGCGCGATGTGTTCTTCGCGCTTGTCTGCGCCGACCAGGTGGATGGCCCTGTGATCACATTGAAATCCATCGCATATGAAGGGGGCAAGAACGTCGAAGGCGTTTTCGGCGCCATTGAAGAATGCACACACGTGCCGATGGGTTCCAAGGCTGGCGCCCGCAAAGCGGATAGTGTCGGGGAGCGCCTTTGTCACGCGACCCCGCTTGGACGTGCTGATCTTGTCTGGTTGTTATCCTTCATCCGCACGCCATTCCAATCCATGGGCGTGAAAGCTGCATTATGGGCTTTCGGCTGTCTATTGTCCAATGGTGTTGGATGCGGAGTGATACGACGTCTGGCTGCCGCTGCCCCGAAGCTAATGCGCCGGCTACGGCGATCACGCGCGCGCAAAGGGTCGAGGAAGGCGACCGTGATCTCGCGGAATCGGCAAAACGAGTGCACCGGCCCGCGAGTTGAGGCTCAGGTCGGCAACGTCGATCCGGCTTGCTCGGCGAGCATATATTCCGAATACCAATCCGGCCAGTTCTCGTCGTGGTTCCCGCCAGTCCGCTTCTCGTGCTCACCGTGAGCGGTGGCGGCTCGGCGAAGGGCGCCTGCGAGATCTGTGGCAGACGTATAGGCCGCTCCCTTTGCATCGATGCGGCCCGGGAGGCGCGTCGTCACCTCTTGAAAGACCCAGCCGTTCCCGTCCGGATCGCTGAACGAGGCGAAGGAGCCATAGCTGGCGCGTGACGGATGCGGGCCGGCCAGTCGACCCTCGGTCCCGCGGCGATGAAAGAGCCCGCCGGCATCATGGAAGACGCCACTCATTTCAGCGCCGCGCGAGGCCAGGGCGGCATGAGCCAATTCAATGTCGGATACGATCAGATGAAGTCCTTGTGCCGAACCCGGCTGAGCGGAAGTGATCTTCGATCCGAAAATGACCGAGCAGGGGGATCCCGGAGGCGTGACCTGCACCACTCGGAAGCCGTCGTTTCCAGATACGTCCGCGTCGAGCCGCCACCCGAGACCGGTGTAGAACGATTTGGCGCGGTCGACGTCGGAGACCGGAATGACAATGACTTCGAGCTTCATGTCGACGTTGCCCTCTACCGTCGTCGTGGCTCTGACGCTTTCCTGAATCGTCATTTCGCTTCCCCTTGAATTCGGCGACACCTGCCGCGACGGGGGAGACGATGCACTCGCGCCGATCGGCTGTCCATTATCCGATGGTGTCGACTGCTGGCCCATTTCGCCCAATCCATAAGTATCGCCGATACCATCGTGCAATAGCGTCTGAGCCACTACCTGGCGAACCCTAAACCGCTGTCTGACAACTGCCAAATTCCTGACGACCCTCAGCTCGTTTCATCCGATGAACAAAAAGGGAGACCTGCAATGACCATCACCGGCAAAGGCACTGCGCTTATCACGGGCGCGTCGTCTGGACTTGGAGCGATCTATGCTGACCGCCTCGCACGCCGAGGCTACGACCTCGTGCTGGTGGCTCGGAACCAGGACGCTCTGAATAGAGTTGCAAAGAACTTGTCGAGTTCCACCGGACGGAATGTCACTACCGTCCGCGCCGACCTCGAACAGCGGAACGATTTGCTCAAGGTCGAAGGAATTCTTCGAAGCGATCCGACTATAACGATGCTCGTCAACAACGCAGGCGTCGGCGCCGTCGAGCCGCTTCTCATGTCTGATGTTGAAGCCATGGAGCGGATGATCAAGGTCAACGTCACCGCGCTGACGCGTCTCGTCTACGCAGTGGCTCCATCGTTTGTCGCCCGCGACAACGGCACCATCGTCAACATGGCCTCGGCACTGGGGATCGCGCCGGAGATTCTCAACGGCGTTTACGGTGCGACCAAGGCGTTCGTCATCGCCTTGACCTTCTCACTGCAGAAGGAGTTGGCTGAGAAAAACATCAGGATCCAGGCTGTGCTCCCAGGCGCAGTGGGAACACCGTTCTGGGATGCCTCGGGCGGATCTCTGGATCGGCTCCCAAGCAACATTGTGATGAAGCCCGACGATACGGTCGATGCTGCTCTTGCGGGGCTGGACATGGGCGAGTTGATCACGCTGCCATCCGTGCCTGACGAAGACGATTGGAATGCCTATGAGGCGGCACGTCAAAAGCTGATGCCGAATCTGTCACGTAGTGTTCCGGCTTCTCGGTATGGCATTCCGACGGCGGCGCACTAGCTGCGGTCGTGAGTGGTGACTGTCGTGTTGCAAGCTTCATTTTCATGTATGGCAGGGAAGCCGAAAAAACCGTGACATTTGAGGGTAATCCAATGACTGACCACGATCCTTTGCGCAGCCTTCCTCGCGAGCGACTGATGAAGGGGCCGACTCCAATCCAGCGCCTGGCGCGTCTTGAAGAGGTCCTGGGCGAGCGCAGCCGCGGCGTATCGATATGGGCGAAGAGAGACGATCTCATGGAGCTCGGCGGCGGCGGCAACAAGGTCCGCAAGCTCGAGTTTCTCATAGGGCAGGCGAAGGCGGAGGGTTGTGACACTCTCGTTGTCACAGGGGGCGTTCAGTCCAACTTTGCGAGATTGGCGGCGGCCGCTTGCGCGAGGACTGGCCTCGCTTGTGAGTTGGTGCTAGCCCAGATGGTCCCTCGCAACACCGAAATCTACCAGGCTAACGGCAACGTCCTGCTCGACCGATTGTTCGGGGCGCGCATTCACATCCTGAACCCTGGCGAGGATGCGGCCGGGTTTGCGGCGCTCCGGGTGGCGGAGATCGGCGAAACCGGCAGGAAGGCATTCATGGCGCCCCTCGGCGGCTCAACGACAGTCGGTTGCCTGGGCTATGTGGACTGCGCTTTCGAGCTTGCTCGACAATCGACTGAGATCGGTGTCACGTTTGACCAGATCGTCATTCCAAATGGAAGCGGCGGGATGCATGCCGGCTTGGCCGCCGGTCTGGTGATCGCGGGTTCCCACCCCTCTCGGATTGCCGCACACACGGTGCTTTCGCCGGCGGAGAAGTGCTTGACCGCAACAGCGGAAAAGATCGACGCGGTTCTGAAGTTCCTGTCGATCGATGCAAGAGTGGCTCCGGCCGATCTTCGGATCAGCGAAGCGCAACTTGGAGAAGGGTACGGGATGCCGACGAGCAGCATGATCGAGGCGGTCGAGCTTCTTGCCAGATCCGAGGGTCTGCTTGTTGACCCAGTCTACGGCGGCAAGGCTTTCGCTGGTTTGCTGTCCGACATCGAAAGCGGAGCAATTGCGCCGCAATCCAACGTTCTCTTCATCATGACCGGTGGTTCTCCCGGTCTTTACGCCTACGCCGACGTTCTCACCGCAAAGTAGTTGCCAACCGACCCCCATGACCAACAAAGAGGTTCGCATGTCTAGGAAACCGAAAATTGCCCTCATCATTGGCTCCACGCGCCCGACCCGGTTCGCCGATAAGCCGGCACAATGGATGCTGAAGCAGGCCCGGCAACGTGGCGATATCGACGTCGAGGTTGTCGATCTCCGCGATCATCCGCTGCCGTTCTTCGATGAGGTGGCTTCGAACGCATGGGCGCCGAGCAAGAGCGCCGAGGCCGTCCGCTGGCAGGAGACCGTGGGCCGCTACGACGGCTACATCTTCGTGGTTTCGGAATACAATCGCTCGATCACTGGCGTTCTCAAGAATGCGCTCGACCAGGCCTATGTCGAATGGGGCCGCAAGCCCTTCACTGCCATCGCTTACGGAAGCATGGGCGGTGCACGGGCACTCGAACATCTGCGCGGTATCGGCGTCGAACTCCAGATGGTTTCAACGCATGCCGCAGTGCACATCGGCGCCGGCGATTTCTTCGCGACGTCTCCGCTCGGCGGCAACAAGCCGATCGAGGAGATCGAGGCCAACCTTCTGCCTTCGGCGAAGACTGCGCTCGATGAGTTGGTCTGGTGGGCGAAGGCCACCATGGCGGCGAAGTCAGCGGCCGCATAAGCATTCCAAGAGCAAGTAGCTTTCGCTAAAAAAGTCTAGCGAAAGCTACCGTTAGTCTGAATGAGGCTCTCTCGACCCAAGGCGGCCGGTGGCCCATTGCTTCACGAAAATCAACGCGATTGAGCAGTAGGCGGCGCTTTTGCACGCCGCGAACCTATCACCATCGTGGTGGATGAGATCTTCTCTCGGTTCCGCGAGATCGGTCACCGCCTGCAATGGCCTGGTTCATTGCGGTTGCTTGCGCGGCAAGCAGGAAAGGATGACCGTAGCAACGCGATTGTTTAGCGTGTCGGCACCCGCGCAACCTGCCGAACCGATGCGTGGGTGCCGCTTGGCCTACTTCTCAGCCAAGGTTCCGGTATAATGGCCGAGCCGTGTTTCGATGTCCGGGTTGGTCTGCAGCCCATCTCCATCAACCTGCCGATTTTCTGTTGCGCGACGGGTCGCTGCACCGAGGAGATGAATGCATCCCATCCGGCTCCGATCTCAGGATCCGAGGGAAGGCTCGCAAAGTCGACGAGGCGCTTGGTGTCGGCGATGGCCTGGCGGTCGAATCCGGAGATGCGAGTGGCCAGCGCATCGACGAACGGGTCGAGCTTGTCGTCGTCGAAGGAACGGTTGACGTAGCCGTACTCCTCGGCGAGGTCGCCATTCACGTCGTCGGATCCCAGGAGCACCTCGAGCGCGCGTCCGCGTCCCATCAGCCTGGGGAGCCGGGCCATCGGGCCGCCGCCCGGAACAAAGCCGGAGCCGACCTCCCATTGAGAAAGGATTGCCTTTTGCCTGCTGGCGAACCGCATGTCGCTGGCAAGCGCGAGCTCGCTACCGACGCCCGTCGCCCGGCCGCGGATCAGGGCGATCGAGACGATAGGTGCTTTGCTTATGCGAACCAGCATGTCGGGCAGGGGATGTAACCCCGTGCGCCCCGCGGGAAGGCCGGTCGATTCAGCGAGCGGAGGGGTGAAATTGTAATGGGTCAGGAAGAATCCCGGCACAGCACTGTCGAAGACGACGACCCTAAGATTCGGGTCCGTCTCGATCTCGGCGACTACCTTCTCCATCTGCGGGATGGTTTCCGGACCGAAGATATTGAACGGCGGATTATCGAAGGTCACGCGCCAGTAGCCGGGCGTGCGCTTTTCCACCCGGATTTGCGGGCGTTCGCTTTCGGATTGGGATTTCGCGTCCGCCGGCCGATCGGACTTTTCGGCCACGATTGCCTGTCCGGAGAGCGCGAGTGCGGGAAGCATCAGGAGAGCCGCGGCCGTCAGAAATTTCGATGACATTGCGACTCCAGTCGATCTCGGAGTTCTGATTTTCATAATTGCCTCCATTTGAGCTTGGGAAAGGGGCGTTGCTAGGAGTCGATCTCCAGAACCAGTTCGACTTCGACTGGCATCCCCAGAGGAATACTGGAGACGCCGAGCACGATGCGGGGTGGGATGCGCTTCTCGCCGAAGATGGACAGCAACAGTTCCGAAGCGCCGTCCGCCACTTTCGGATGGTCACGAAAATCGTCCGGTGCCGCGATGTAGACGCCGAGCTTGGCGATCGTTCGTATCCGGTCCAGGGAACCGAGATGCGACCGCGCCGCGGAAAGTCCGCTCAAGCATGCGGTTCTTGCGGCATCGTAACCTTCGGCGATGGACAGTTCCTTGCCGACCCGGCCGATGTACAAGGGCGCGTGCCCGACGACGGGGAGCATCCCGCTGAGAAACAGCAGGGAGCCGATTTGAACCGCCTCGACGTATGCGCCAAACGGCGTTGGAGGAGGGGGGAGGACCAGTGCTGTCTCGCGCATTCTGGCCTCGGCGCTCGGGGCTACCATTTGCCCAGATGTGCGCCGTTGTCGACGTGCAGCACCTCCCCGGTGATGTTGGACGATTCCGTGAGATAGACGACCCCGTCCACAATCTCCTGGACCGCGGTTATCGTGCCCATCGGCGACAGTGAGCGCAGATAGTCCCTGGAGCCGGTGGCATGCAGCGGCGTATCAACGACGCCTGGCGAGACCGCATTCACTCGGATGTTGTCGCTTGCAAATTCCAATGCGAGGCTCTTGGTGATCGCGTTCAGCCCGCCCTTGGTGATCATAGGCAGGGATGCCTTCACGCCGGCGATCGGATGATCGGTCAGCGACGAGGTGATGGTTACGATACTTCCCCCCGACCTCTGCCGGAGCATCTGTCCGACGGCATGCTTCGTGAAGTGGATGAAACCTTCAATGTTGGTGGCAGAGAGCTGACGGAAGTCGTCGATGGTGTATTCGAGAAAGGGTTTGGTGAAGAATACGCCGGCATTGTTCACGAGCGCGTCGAAGGAGCCGAACTGTTCGATAGCTCTTTGCGAAACGCGTTCGGCGGTTTCAGGGTCGCTCACATCGCCATCGACAAGTTCCAGCCTACCGGCGCGATCGAACGACGTCGCCTCGCTGATCCGCCGCGACGTTCCGACTACATTCCAGCCTTTATCGAGGAACGTCTTGACCAGTCCGGCCCCGATGCCTTGCGATGCACCGGTAATTACCACGGTCTTGTGCACACTCATTCGTGCTGCCTCCATTTGCTTGCGCGCGAGCTACCCCAGCCAGCGAAGAGGCGCCGGGGCATCACACTTTAGATTTTCAGGGGCTGCCCCAAGGGGCGCTGTTGGAGACCTTCGCGCCAAGGGCCTGCAGACGCTATTGTACCAAGGTGTCTCCGATACCTTTGGATCAGGCCGAATGTTGAAAGCGAAGGTGACCCGATTGCAGGACGATGGGTTGGGCGAGATTTGCGGTGATATCCGCTACGAGGAGCGCATTTACCTGGCGCGTTTTTTCGAGGACGCGCGGGAATGGGATCGGGAAGAGCGCGAAGCGAGATACCTACGCATGCCTCGGCGTAGGGCCTGCCGGCTCGAGGCGCATCCTCGAAGCGGCGATCGTGAAGGTCCATCGCTAGTGGCAGGAATGCTAGTAGAGTTCTCTGCCATCTTCGATCCGAAGCTTTGCGGCCATGTTCACAAGGTCCGGGAGAGACCGGGCACTCATCTTCCGCATGACCTGGCCACGATGCGCCTTGACGGTGATCTCGCTGATGTCGAGTTCGAAAGCAACCTGCTTGTTCAGAAGTCCCTTCACCACACCGGACATGACTTCGCGCTCCCGCGGGGTCAGGGCATCGTAGCAGGCTTGGAGTCGCATCAATTCTTCTTCGCCGCGAATGAGCGCCTCGCTCTGGGCAAGGGCCGATTGTATCGCCTCAAGCAGCGCCTCGGCGTCGATCGGCTTCGTCAGGAAATCGAGAGCGCCGCCCTTCAGAGCCTTAACGGTCATAGGGACGTCGCCAAAGCCGGAAACGAATATGATCGGTGTTCGGTTGCCGCTCTTGGTGATCATAAATTGAAGATCCAACCCGTTCAGACCGGGCATATTCACGTCCAGGACGAGGCAGCTCGGTCCCGCAGTCGGCGTTGCGGCCAGAAATGCCTGGGCAGAGTCGAAAAGAACCGGGCGGCATCCCGTCGAGCCGATCAGAAGCTCCAGGGATTCTCGAACCGAAATGTCGTCGTCAACCACGAACACCGTCGGCCCGTCCGGGGCGTTCAAAGGCGAGGTAGTCACGTGAGTCATCGCCGAGACCATCCGGTACATTTGCTGCCTCCTTGAAGAGGGCGCCAACCTATCGAGTGCAAAGACTATATCACGAGTGGGCACGGACGATACTGCCCCGATTACTCGTATGCCGCCACCCCTCAACCGGGAGCATGCGCGTTTATGGGCGAAAATCCATTGTACGATGGTATCGGCAGTCCGTGCCACGCTCTCGACGACACCATCGTACAATGGCACGCAGGCCGGCTCTTGAGCATGCTGAAAGGGTCAATCGAGCGTGCTGATGCTGTCCATGGAGTTCGCTTCTGATCGCCAGGGACCGGACAAGACGCCGAACGTCGTCAAATATTTCAAGGAGATAACGATGAGCAAGATCCTGATGGTTCTGACTTCGCATGATCGGCTTGGTGATACGGGCCGAAAGACGGGCTTCTGGCTCGAAGAGTTTGCTGCGCCCTACTATGTCTTCAAGGACGCCGGCGCGAGCATAACCGTGGCTTCGCCGAGAGGTGGGCAACCACCCATCGACCCAAAGAGCGACGAGCCCGGCAACCAGACTGATTCCATGGCCCGGTTCAAGGGCGACAAGGATGCGCAGGCAGTCCTTGCGAACACCGTTCGGCTTGCGACCGTCGATGCCAAGGACTTCGACACGATCTTCTATTCGGGCGGGCATGGCCCGATGTGGGATCTCGTCGAAGACCGGAAGTCGATCTCGCTCATCGAAGAATTCTATGGTTCCGGAAAACCCGTGGCCGCAGTTTGTCACGCGCCGGCCGTCTTTCACCACGTGACCTTCCAGGGGCAACCGCTGGTGAAGGGTAAGCGAGTCACGGGCTTTGCGAACTCTGAAGAAGAAGCGGTTCAACTGACGAAGGTAGTTCCCTTCCTCGTCGAAGATGACCTCAAGGCGCTTGGCGGGCGCTATGAAAAGGTAGGGGATTGGGAAAGCTTCGCCATCGTGGACGGTCGTCTGATCACCGGCCAAAACCCTGCCTCATCGACTGCGGCAGCAAAATCGCTGCTTGGCTTGCTCTGATCCGTGTGAGGCCGAGAAATGCAAACTCATCTCCTCGAGATCGCTGGCGCCGAGCCCAAGGCTGAAGACGGTAGTCCCCTTGATGCCTTGATCGAATTCTACCAAGCGTTCAATGCTGGCGATCTTCACGGCCTTGAAGCCGTCTGGCTTGGAGGAGAAGCCCCAAGCATGGATAACCCCATCGGCGGCATCCGGCGTGGTTGGGGGGAGATCGCGGAAGGTTACTCCAAGCTCTTCAACGGGCCGGCGAACCTCCATGTCACCTTCCATGATTTCACCAGTCAGGGAGGAAACGATTGGCATCTCTTTGTCGGCAGGGAGCGCGGGAGTTGTGTAACCGCAGCCGAAAGGCTCGAAATCGCGTTTCGAACGACGCGCTGGTTCGTCAGGCAAGACAATGGCTGGCGACAACTCCATCATCATGGTTCGGTCGAAGACCCTGATATGCTTCGCGATTATCAACGGCTGATCTTCGGCCGATAGCTCGAAGGAGTGGCGGTGTAGATCGCCGCTCCTTGTGGCACCCCGTCTGAACCGTGGCTTCTTGAAGCCTCCGAACCGGCGAGCGGCCTAAGTTCCGTTCCATTGAGGTGGACCTCGCCTGTCGATCTCACTAGCGTAGGCGTTTGCCACGAACGCGATCGACGGATCGATCCTGTCGCGAGGTTGCCCATCTCTTCGGTCCTGATTTCTGAAGCTTGTGCCCAGGACTTCGATAAAGCGCTATCGGAGTTCCTGGGCGGGCCGATGGCCGCTAGGCGCTTGGCCTAAGCCCATGTATCGACGTCGAGAACCGCTTGCGCAAATGCGGCGGGAGCCTCTTGAGGAAGATTGTGACCAATACCGCCCGATATCTGGCGGTGTTCGTACTTTCCTTTGAACTTGCCCGCATATGCCTTTGGGTCGGGGTGCGGCGCACCGTTGGCGTCACCCTCCATGGTGATCGTCGGGACCGAAATTTCCGGAGCCGTGGCAAGCTTTGCCTCGTACTTATCGAACCGCTTCTCTCCTGCCGTCAGCCCCAACCGCCACCGATAGTTGTGGGTTACGATCTCGACATGATCCGGATTGAGGAAGGCGGTCGCGCTTTGATCGAACGTGGCATCATCGAAGCCCCATTGCGGAGAGGCCAGTTTCCAGATCAGCTTCGCAAAATCGTTCGTGTATTTCGCGTAGCCCTCACGTCCGCGGTCGGTTGCGAAGTAGTACTGGTACCACCATTGCAGTTCAGCGGATGGCGGCAGAGGATTTCTTCCGGCGGCCTGGCTTCCGATCAGATAACCGCTGACCGAGACCAGCGCCTTGCACCGTTCGGGCCAAAGCGCAGCGACGATGTCAGCCGTGCGAGCTCCCCAATCGAAACCGGCAATGGTGGCCTGATCGATTTTGAGGACATCCATCAGTTTAATGGTGTCGATCGCGAGCGCTGACTGTTGGCCGTTGCGTTTGGTCTTTTTCGAGAGGAACGTGGTGCCGCCATATCCGCGAAGAAAGGGAATTATCACCCGATGCCCCTGTGCTGCCAATATCGGCGCGACTTCTGCGAAACTGTTGATGTCGTACGGCCAGCCGTGAAGTAGGATCACGGGTGAGCCGTTCTGCGCGCCGACGGCTGAGTAGGCGACTTTAAGATCGCCGGCATCGACAGTTTCGTTTGCTGTCAAGGGAGCCACGGTCTTCTGAACGCCGCTGGCCTGCTGCGCACGAGCGGTTCCGGCGATGGCGCCCAGCAGTCCGGTGGCTGTCAAACCCAAAGCGGCGCCGCCCAGGGAGCGGCGTGTCAGGCTGGCAATCTCGATGTTGCTCATGGTTTCGTTCTCCAGGGTAAGGCAAAAAGCACTTGTCCGCGATCGCGGCTGTTTGCGCGCGCTATCGACTGAGACTTTGGAGAGATGGACCGCGCTCCGCTACTAAACGAAGGTCTTGGTCATACAAAGGTATCGGCGATACCTATGTGCAATCCCGGACGGGACGCACTCGATTTATTCATTCTCCAGGATGGCGCTGAAACGCACGCATAGGAGATGACGATGTCGCATGATTACAAACCGTCGGGTTCCTCGTTCCCCGGGTTTGCGCTCCTAGTGGCTATCGCTGCCTTGGTTGTTGTGTTGGTGTCCGTGAGACAGCCGACGCAAGCTGCGCGGGTTTGGATTCCGGGTGCCTCGGCGGGCACAAATAGCCCGAGCCAAGGCGCGATCGCGAAATGTGCAACAACCTGCAGATCGATCGATCCCGCATAACACGGCTTGGATGGCGCAAACGCGTGAGAGCTTTTCCCTAGGCGGGCGGCCTCTTGGTCCCGAAGAAGTCTCGATGATGCGCGGGATTGTCAAGGAATACTGCGCACTGCGCCGCTGCGACAGGCAGGGAGATGTTGCGGAGGATGCCGCTCGATATCTGGTCAGCCTATATCAGCGCGGTTTAGGCCGCGAGGACCTTAGGAAGCTGCTTTTTGAAGAATGGGGTTAGGCTGGCCGAGGACGCCAGCGGCCTGGCCAACGGACGGTTCGCTGACAATGAACGGTGGCCGTGCCGCCGAAGCGCCAGCTTTCTGACGCATCAAACGGTTGCCTCTCTTTCAGTTGTAGAAATCAGGCAGAAGCTTGAGCCCGTCCGCCTGATGCTTGTCGTGATTGATAAAGAGCTGCGCATCGAATTCGCGCATGATTTGCTTGATCCGGTCCATGGACGAGATGGATTCGGGCTTGTCGACATTCAGTGCGGGAACGATGTCGCGCTCGAAATTGTCCTCAAGGTGAGCCACATCGCCGGACAGGATGACGTAACCGGTCTTGGCCAGATGAACCATCAGCGACTGGCTTCCCGGTGTATGCCCCGGTGTCGATAGCAATCTGACACTGCCGTCGCGGAACAAATCGACATCTCCGGTCACGAGTTCGAGACGGCGAGGATGTCCGAGCAGTTTCCGGGCGAGTCGCACGAGAGTGTTGAGGTTCGGGTCTGAAGGCGGAGGCGAATTGATCCAATTGTATTCGGCTTGCTGCATCACGACCGTCGCGTCCGGGAAAAGTCCGACGTTTCCGATATGGTCGCCGTGCGTATGCGAGACAAGGACATAGTCGATATCGGCGGGCTTCAGCCCGATTTG harbors:
- a CDS encoding N-acyl homoserine lactonase family protein gives rise to the protein MRLIWPIAAAFCVAVVPYAQADDPVTAGDDRRSATIDRLYRVDCGHSLANDESVWTPGENKGKSIEFSSTCYLIQHGNEYIMWDTGVPEAAIGDPKGWSTLSSLIVYHLDKTISSQLAQIGLKPADIDYVLVSHTHGDHIGNVGLFPDATVVMQQAEYNWINSPPPSDPNLNTLVRLARKLLGHPRRLELVTGDVDLFRDGSVRLLSTPGHTPGSQSLMVHLAKTGYVILSGDVAHLEDNFERDIVPALNVDKPESISSMDRIKQIMREFDAQLFINHDKHQADGLKLLPDFYN